The Zymoseptoria tritici IPO323 chromosome 4, whole genome shotgun sequence genome includes the window AGTGTATCATGAGTTGGTCCGGCGAAGTTCTCGTCAACATGGTCAAGCTTGATACCGCGCAGCACAAGCGGTATGGAGTCGACCTGTGGAAGTGATTGAGTCCGTCTTGCAGAGGCATGTAGCAAAGGAGTgcgttcttctcttctcttctcttcgTCACCCAGTCGAGTCGTTGCAATCTGGACGCATTCGTTTTCGATGCAAGCCTGCTTCACTCTTGAATACCTCCAAACGTCGCTCTTCGAACCATGTCGAGTTGTGTTTGAGGCTTAGAAATTGCTGAACACTGGCCATCCGTAGACGAGGAGACAAGGGCGAATGAGCGAGGGCACGGCATGTTGCCCATGAGCATCTCGCCGTGTTGTCCCGACCGGTCGCGTCCCAGCCATGCTTCTCGGGCGATGCTAGTGGGGCTGTGAAGTCGTGAATTGGGCATGTGACTGTGTAGAGGTACGTACCAAAGTACACATTCATGTCCTCTTTAGTCTTACTGCGCCACAGCGCCAGCCGGACATTCCCCGACGCACACACGAAGCGACTCCCCTCCCGTCCCGTCATGATGGAGTTGATCAACTGACCTGTAGAATCCAAGTGTAAGCGGCCTCTTGATTGTCTGCGTGACTTGTCCAATTCTTCTGGCCAAGATGAGGGGAAGACAGGGATCGGTGGTCCAGGTACGCAGTGTCGATGGAGATCGAATGCTTAGGGACTGCATTGTTTGTCTGCATGTCTGAAGAACGAGTGTTTTCCGGGAAGTGGGAAGCATACCCCGAGAAGTCCCATGCTTCTTCCAACTGGGCGAATCCGCGCTTCGCTGTAACTCTCGATGAAATATTCCGATTGTTCCAGCATCGATGCGATGCACTTCCAAGCAGCGGAATCTTCCTCTCTTCGAAGCTGTGGCTGTGCATGTCGGCAACCCGCGTCCATCGAGAAGAGGCAAGCCGGTCGGCGACTGACGGGCCTGGGAGCAGCAAGGATGTCGCTCCTCTGCATCGGTTCGAAGGCTTGTTTTGAGACGATGATGTCGTGCAGGAGGTTTGAAGCTACCTTATGGAGAGAACTCCGCGAGATGACGATGCTGTTGACTCAACGAAGCATTCTTTCGCATCACGTGCATGGGCAGAATTGCTGCTTTCGGACGACTATGCCGATGACGTTGTCTGCGATGTCGATGAGGACATACTGCAGACAAGACGAGATGTTCGAGTAGTGATCCGCGTAACGAGACTCACTCGATTGGACCGAGAAGCTGACAAGCAGAAACGAAATTGCCCAGGACCAATGCCTGATGAGCAGCGCATACAAAGGTGTAATGCTATATGTATACGTTACTCTGGTCGATGTATGGTAACACTCATAATCATCGCCCAGTCGGGTGATATCGTCTTCCATGGTCTGGAACGAAAAGAATGATACAGCAGTAGGATCGAGGTCCAATTGTACGTCTGTACTCGATTGGCCGGTACAGGAAAACGGAGCAGGCCCTTCCATCTCATCACCCGACCTTCGCTTTTTCGGTGACCTCCTGCGCTTGATTGTATTCGTCGCTCTCCTCATCCAACGAAATCGCAGCGGCGACCTTTGTTTTTGTGTCGAGCTAGACTTCGGTCAGCATGCGCGGATGCAGAAGAAATGGAAGGCGAGTCACATACCCATTGAACAGAGAAGCCACtcgcgacgaagaaggcacAGGCAATAATCATCGCGATGGAGCCCTTTTGCCAGTATGGCACGTCGGTGGCCGGGTACATTACGATACCCCAGAAGGTATACAGCAGGAGTCCACCCATGGACATGGCGTAGAGGATGACGGAGCGAACGGCATCATCGCCAGCGCGCTGGCAGATGGTGCTTGCCCAGCCGTACATAGTCGGATTGACCATATAGGACGTGCCGCTAAGGTAGAAGGCGGTCATGACACCGGCGTCAGACATGTtgcgttggaggaggatgacggcAACGACGAATTGCAGGGCAGCAGAGAGTATTACGATGGGGATGCGTTTGTTCGTGGAGTCGATAAACCAGCCGGCGAGGATCTGCGAGACGATGGCCACGCCTTGTATGCCAAGGGGATAGCTGTTGATTGCGGTCTGGTTGAAGCGTGACTTGTTGTATTTCAGCCAGAGGAGGTAGAGGCCTTGGAAAGCGAACGCTTCGAGCATGGATGCGAAGATTGACAAGCCGACGAGAAGGTAGATGTGAGGTTGTTTGAGGACTCGGCCGAGGAGGGAACGCCACTCGATCTTGTGCGTatctttcttcttcggtgGCAGTCGTCCAATGGCGAATTTAATTtcgtcgtcggagaagtATGTTACCGTCGTTGTCTCAGGTAAGTCGGGAAAGAAAAGCTGATTGATGTTAGATCTCGCTAAGAGATGAAGACGAGGTTCTACTCACGAATCCGAAAACAGCGACCGGCATGGCCATCAAACCATCTAGCGAAGTCGTCAGCAGTCATACCATCTCTTTGCAGGACTCACTCGGATCTCGACTCACTGATGATGAATACCCATTGCCATCCTTTCAGACCAGCGTTCGAGTGAAGAGACTTGTTCATAGCAGTCATCATGATTCCAGCAAACATACTACCGATCTGTCCAACGGCCGTGAAGATGGCCGCGCGTTTGGCGATCTCGGAAGGTTTGCTGTCGAATATCAATTCCCAGGGCTCTTTTcgagaggagaagaagtcaaACTTACTACCATGAGCCCATAACATACATCGAGCCGCTGTACACCACGGCTTCACTTGCGCCTTGAAGGAACCGAACGGCGCACAGTTGCGAGTATGTCTTGCATGCTGCCGAACACATCGTAATGCCCGACCAAAGGACCAGATTCAGTGGCAGCCATATCCGCATCGGGACCTTTTGGATGATCAAGCTATGAGGAATCTGGGCGACAACAGATCTGATTCGAAGTTTGTGTCaattctctcctcttctgaATGAAAGCGATCTTCCACATACCCTGCCGTAAACATGGAGAGCAGAATGCTGTACTGGTTCTTCTCCAGGTTGAGATCTTCTTTCATGCCAGACACCTGTTCTTCCGATCAGAAGATCTTCCTTGACAGGTAGCGTTCTCCATCTCTCACATATGCATTGGGAAAAGCCGCTCGATCGAGGTAGTTGAAAAAGTAACAGAGACAGCAATAGACCTGGCAGCGGACGTCAGACCGAAAACTTCACCGCCTGGAGTGTCATGGTTTTCTGACCATGATGAACAGGTCTATTCAAATCGTTAGTCGGATCCAAATATCATGGTTGAAGGGGCCCCGACCATACCCAGCTTGAACACAAACTTCCGCTCGAGTTTGTCCATTTTTCGTAATGCTCGCGGCCGGGCACGAATCAAAGAAGCGGCGGCAAAGAAACGCGACACCGTGAAAGGCTGAAAGAAGGATTAGATAGTTCTCAGAGACACATAGCAAGGAACGTTGACCATCTTATCTGATTCGGCTCCGCGCCTGCCTCCGCTCCCTTTCTGGTATTTGCCGCCGACATCGAGGCATGTCGTGGGATATAGTGGAAATCTGCTCACTGCAAGGGTTGGGATGATGTGACTGGATGAGACTGCTGGGATGACGGCGGGCGTGGGATTGCTGGAGGTGGGAAAAAGTGTACTTAGTCAGCTCCAGCGAATAGTTCTAGAACGCAGTTGTAGGACGGATCCGTGGTCAAACAGAACGACGATGCACGAGCGCCTGCGAACGCACGGGTTGGAGTCGCTACTAGATCGGTGCGAGAAGCGAGTAAAGTGGGACGGCATGGCGACCGGGCTTCTTGTCCGAGCAGCGCCGTTTGAGGCCAAGTGTTGTATGTGCAACGCCCTGTCTCATTGAAGCGGATCATCGTCAACCACCATGATGGACATCGACAGTCGCATGCTCGGCCCGATGGTGTCCAACCCGCGTGTATCTAGTCTACTACAATGGGCCAGGGCCCTCTCATAATCTTGCATCCAAGTTGTCAACACCCACTTCACTCGTCTTCTCCCACTCTACCACCTCCTCCCGTAAACATCATGTTCGGTGTGCATCCTGGGCgcaggcttcttcgctgcCGGTTGACGAGGCGCACTCGTACCCCCACCTCCATACACTCCGGTGTTCTTCACCGGACTGCTCACTCTGTTCGAGTCCAAGAGTCTCTGATCTCCACCAAATCTCTCATGATACCTTCGATCCTCTGCGCTATGCTCCCCATGCTCTGCATCGCGCTTGAAGAGACCCAGAATATCCTGCATAGACAATTTGCCCATGCCCTTCCCGCCTTCGATCGCCGCGTTGGCGAGTTCGCGTTTCTTCTCTTGTAGTTCAAGGATACGCTCTTCGACGCTGTTGCGGATTTTCAAGCGGAAGACTCTGACATCGATGGTTTGATTCAGACGGTGCACGCGGTCGATCGCTTGTTCTTCGACGAAGGGGTTCCAGAATGGCTCGACAATGACGACGCGGGAGGCAGCTGTCAAATTGAGGCCGAGACTGCCGCACTTGAGCGAGCAGAGCAGGATGCGAGTTTTAGCGTCGGATCTTAGGGAGTTGAGGGATTGTTCGCGGGCGTCCGGACGCATGCTGCCGTCGTAGCGCACGAATCGCATATTGGTAGCCTTGAGGTGGGGTTCGATCAGGTCGAGCATGGTGGTGAATTGCGAGAAAACAATCACTTTGTGATCGGGAGTCTCCTTGTGTAGAAtgcggaggagttggcgaACTTTGGTGGAGGGTGCGTGTTTGGCGGACTTGGTGTGTCCAAGTCCGGAGAGGAGATTGCCCTTGGTCGGCTTTGAATCTGAATCGGATGGCGAGTCGTCGGAGTCTGATgcctcgtcatcgtcatcgtcttcttcatcagTGGGAGCGTCCTCGTCAGTGTCAATGATGGCTTTCTTCCCTCGCCCATTCGCACGAGGTGGCGAGTCCTCAATGTCAGAAGTGTCGTCCTCACTTCTGTCCGAGTCGATAGTGTTGAGACtctcaccaccgccatcggcgtcttcatcatcagtACCGCCAGCTTGACCCAAGTCAACGTTACTCTCGGGCTCGTTCGCGATCCACTCGCCGGtaccttcctcctcatcatcgctgtcgtcgatgATCTTGCGGTTGCGGACTCGGCGAGGCTCATGCTTGATCTCAGacttcttctgctccttgattgtcttcttcgacttttTCTCCTTCTTGGGCTTCTTCATCGCTGCAATGTCCTCTTCACATTCGGTACATCGCACAGCTCCACCCTTGGCCTCACTATCCGACATCCTGACCTGGCAGACATCACAGTTCTTAGCCTGCACAGTTACTCCTCCCATCAGGGCAGTCAAAGCATCCATCTCATCAACCTCGCCAGATCTGGAGGTCTGCTGAGACACTGGCATACCAGTCGTCATGGCGTCCTTGTCCTTAGTCATGGCCATCTCAATGAGCTGCGGATGATCGCACATCTGTCTCAACCTGAGCAGCAGCACAAGCGCGCCCATGTAGTCCGTCTTTTTCCCATCGTGCATCATGTCCTGCATGCGACGATCTGCCCGATCCTCCATTCGATCGTAGAattccttctcctctgcgTCGAAGTCGCATTCGATCGTCAGAACTTCACGCTTGACAATCTGCATACCGCCGTTGTTCTCCCCGCCCTTTCCACCGAAGTTGAGAGCACCATCCAGTTTGAGAATATCCTTGGTCCTGCGCTTCATGAAGGCCTTGAGGAAGATTTGTAGACGGCGCATGGCAAGCCCACCGCGACCGCTCTTCATGGGCGTGGTAATGGCGTCCTTCCAAGCTGGCAGCTCGCAGTAAGGCTTTATGCGAAGGAAGCGGATCAACGATTGCAGTTCGTCGAGATTGTTCTGGAGAGGCGTCCCGGTCAGACACCATCTGTAGTAGCCTTCCAACGCGTAGCACGCTTGTGTAGACTTGGCGTTGCGGTTCTTGATACTGTGCGCCTCATCGAGCATGATTCGATACCAGTTCACTCCAAAACAGCCAATCCTGCTACCGCCCGTCACTGTCATGTTCGATCCGGCGTGCTCTGATGTGAGAGTCTGAAAGGTGGTGATCACCACATCGTACTTCTTCAGCTCCGCGCTGGACTTGGTGCGGCTTGGTCCATGATGTACAAGTACCTTGAGCGCGTGGCTCCGCGTGACTTTGGACTTGATCTCCGCCTCCCATTGCTTGATCAGTGCGAGAGGGGCAACGACAAGTGTGCCTTTGCCGATCTCTTTGCCAGGTAACTTCTGCTTCTTGTGCTCTGGCTTCGCATCTGGCGCCGGCCGCGGATTTGTGAGGATCAATGCAACCGACTGCACAGTCTTACCCAGACCCATGTCGTCCGCGAGGATGCCACCATTTGGCAGGACCCCTTTTGTCTTTCGCACTCCAATCTCCTTGTCAATCATCCAAGATACACCATCCACCTGATGAGGTAGTAGCTTGACGGTCATGCCATCGACAGtgccgtcctcctcctcctcctcttcgccatccTCTTCGGCCGCCTCTTCTGTCTGCTTGACACTCAACGCCGCGAGCTTATCAGCGAGGCTGTTtgtctccttctcctgcttGTCCACCTTCTTGACGCGTCGCCGAAGTCGGGTCCTACCcttgtcgtcttcatcatcaaaGGCACCCTCGAGCAGGTTTTTGATGTTTTCGCTTGCTTGATTCGCATCAACATACATGTATGGGTCTTGTGCGCCGAACGTCCCCGTGTTCGCTCGAATTCCCGCATCTGGCTCGAAATGCTCTgcatcgctgtcgtcgtccGCCTTGGTCAAGTCAACGACATTCCGAGGAGGGACGAAGGCCTGATATTGCGGACCGGGATTCATGGAAGAGAAAGTCGGCTTCGCAGGAGGATGAATGGTCTTGAGTGCCGCATTTGAAGGTCTCGATATTTCGGTGAAGTCTGGATCGGAGGTTCGGCTGGGTTGCAGCTTCATGGACCCGAGCGCTGCGGCCAAAGAGGTGGACTGTGAAGGCTGGCCTGGTGGTCGAAATTCGCTTGACCTCTGTCCTACCCGCTGCGCACTCGCTGCTGGCTGTTGTTGCTTCGGCTTCGGTCTGGGGATGAATATGCTGGCAGGCGATTTCTTTGTGGGATGGGGTTGCGGGTTTCGTAGAGGGTTTCGCAGCGGACTGGCCGTGCCAAACTCGACCTTATCGTCTTCAGATGCCATCGCGTCGTTCGGCTTGCGTATCGTAGGTGATTGTGATTGAACTTTGGCGGAGATGCTTTGAGGTGACGATTGTCAGTGTCACATGCTCGCCTGTCTTTCCAAGGTATGCCCTACTTTGCCAACGGCGCTCGCTCTACCTCGCGCTTCTGCGGAGATAGATACTGTCCGGAGGACGTCCTACTAGGACTTCTCTCGCGTACCATCTCTTTTGGGGAGTACTGCGCTTGTTCCTCCAGCCAGTTGTCTACTGGGGTATCCTTGACTTCGCTATGGTAGGAAGGCTTCGTTGGCGAAGCGAGAGTGTTGACTGGCCGGAAGCCGGGACGCCGAGTGGGAGGTCGTGATGAATCCAGTTCGGACGGATTGTTGTTGGATTTAGGATGGAGTTGGTGCTTGGTGGTGAGAGAGAATGATTCACGTTCGTTCGTCGTTTGTTGATTTGTTGACGTCGTCAAGGGTCGATCAGGCAGGGGCCTTTTGGCCCTTTCTTGGCTTGGCGAAAGACCTTCAACTTCACGCGTTCACTTTACTTGTCAGAGGACACTCACGGCACTCATGCTTCGAGCTAAAAGCACAAGACCGCGACGTACTGCACAGTATATGGCGCTCCCAGTGGACCTCGGACGGGCGTCGCTATATCGACAGACCGCGAGCGATGTGATGTCCACCGCAGACCGTTATACACGCGCCAGTTGTTGAGATGGACGACAGCGCGACTGAATAGATCCTGGGGCACGGCAACAGTCATCTATTGGAGATAAAGGCGGCCATGGTAATGTGCGGCCTGGCCTATCACTCTCGCCGACGATCAGCCGTGGAGCATCAGACGATCGGGCTCAAAGCATGAATGCCCAACAGCTGAAATAACCTCCAAGTTTTGATCTACCACTCAAGGCACTGCCGCTCATTTGCTCAAGTCCGGAACTCGCTACGTCCGCTTCAGCAAAATGCCGCCAAAGGTCAATATCGATCAGGGCACTTATACCGGCCGAGTCCTGGAAAGCACCAACCACCCCAATCCTATCGAGGCTTTCCTGGGAGTGAGGTATGCCCAGCCACCCGTGGGAAACTTGCGATTCGCCAGACCAGTCGCTCTCCCTCCAAGTGACTCCATATTCCAAGCCAGCGACTATGGATGTCGGTGAGTCCTCGTGCGTTCCAGATCAAATCGCATGGCAGAGGGCTGAACATAAGATGCAGTGCTCCTTCTCAGCAGTTCGTAGCCGTGGAAGGAGCTCCCGTCTTGGAAGAAAGCGAAGATTGTTTGACAGCGAACATTTTCCGCTGGCGAGGGACCAGGAGCGATGCTGCATTACCCATCATGGTCTATTTTCACGGTGGCGGTATGCTCGCTTTCATCGTGGTCTGATATCCTCTTCTAACGGCGGCGATTTCAGCATACAACCGTGGTACGGCCTCAATGCACGACACAGCCTCCATGCTGTCTCATTCAGCTGCGCCCTTTCTAGCAATATCTTTCAACTATCGGCTAGGTGCTCTCGGGTTCTTGAATTGTTCATTCACAGCCGAGAAAGGACTCCTGAATGTCGGACTTCACGATCAAGTCATGCTTTTGGAGTGGGTGCAAGCCAACGCCGCCGCTTTTGGTGGTGACCCCAAGGCCGTTACTTTGATTGGCTTATCCGCAGGTGCACATTCGATCGGCCACCATATCCTCAACATCAACGAGAAGCGTGAATTGTTTCATCGAGCAGTCTTTGAGTCCGGCGCAGCCACTTCTCGCGCTACGCACAGGCCGGACTCCAAGCTGCATGAAGCACAATTCGCAAAGTTTCTGTCGTGCCTTGGCTTGGCTCCGAAGTCTCCTAATCTACTAGCAGACCTTCGTGCTATTCCTATCGAGAGGATGGTTGCAGCACAGAATGCCGTCTTTGGACAGTACAATCCGAGTATCCGATGGGCGTGGCAACCAGTCATTGACAACGACGTCCTCTCGAGGGTCCCGCTGGAAGGATGGCGAAGCGGAAGATACCATGACATCCCGATCTTGACCGGATTCAATCACAACGAAGGAGCGAGGTATGTGCCTCGCATGATGGGGACTTCTCAGCAGTTTCGATCGTTCTTCAAGGAGTTGTTACCACAACTCTCGGATCAGCAGCTTGATCGGCTTGAAGATTTATATCCAGATCCTGAACAGTACCCTGAGCATGCGGACAAGAGAGATCTCAGAGCACTTGATATCGGCGCACAGTACGCACGCATCGAGAAAGCTTACGGCCACTATGCCTACGTCGCTCCGGTCAGACAAACAGCACATCTACACAAGGCGGAGACATGGCTATACCATTGGGCGCTGAAAGGTGATGTAGTCCTTGGAGCAAACCATGCCGATCAGATGTGGTACGAAATGATGGCGCCTGCTCGCAGAAATGTCTCTCATACGCATGAAGCGATTGCAAATGCCTTTCACGGCGCTGTGACCAGATTCATCGTTCATGGAGATCCTGGCGTTGATTGGAGACCATTTGGAGCCGAGCGAGAGACGATGGTATTCGGTCGACGCAACGATGAGGCAATTGGCGGGAAGGAGAAGGGTGAGGTCAAGGTGCTGGAGAAAGATACGTGGGGTGTAGAGGAGTGCAAATTCTGGTGGGAGGTGAAGGAGTTGGGCGATCTCTGAGGCGGGAAAGAGGAGATGAATTTCAGTGTACTGACAACCCCACAGATCGTGTGCGACTTAATCAACAGATGCTACCCTTGAGATGGCCGGAACGCCAATGTATCCCACCACTCGTTGTCGCAAAATTGCCAAACTCGACCTCCGTTTACTTGTGCCATCCAAAAACCAAGCACTGATGCGTCCGTTCGGGGATGTGTTGCCAGAAGATGCGAGCGTACTTGTGTTGGCGGGCTTGCAGTAGGTCAGCAACATGGTCCGAGTTCAACAATTCATGATTGGGAGGTGCATGATACCTTTCCATGTCGACGAGATCACCTGCAGAGGTACACGTCATTCTTATAAAAACAGCCTCCAGCTTTGTGGTTGTTCGCACCACAGCAGTCGTCGCAGTCACCGGAATCTGGGTGGTGTCCCGATTTGGTGCACGCCAACACAGTTGCGGCGCACATCATGATCGCGAAGATGAAACGCATGGCGAATGGTTTCTCGGAGGAGTGTTGAGGAGTTTTTCTTGTAGTGCTTGGAGGCTTGGGATGATCTTGTCGTGGTAGCAAGATGAATAGTGTTGCATGTAAGTAGAAACAATGTCCTAGGACGGACGCACACACATATAGATGCGATTCCCCCCGAGTCGATCTGACGTGGCAGGAGTTTGACTGGGCAAGGATGTGGATGTCTTGAGACCGTGTGCAATTTGATTGGCGATCGCAGGGATTTCGAAAATACGAGACGTCGACTTTTGGATACCGAAGATGAACAAGCTTGTCGGTGAGACGCTCCCACGACATCCCGAGGACGTTCGTCTTGAGACCGTGTGCAATTTGATCGGCGATCGCAGGGACTTCAAGAATACGAGACGTCGATCTTTGGTCACCCAAGATGAACAAACATGATCGATGGAGAGGCTCCCAGAACATCCCGGGGACGTGCGCTCTCCGGAAAGCGCACGGATCCCGAAGACATGAAGTACCAAAGTTGGATCTTCCACATTCCTGGAAGTGGCAGCACAGGAACCCTTGTTCTGTTTGAAGACTGCACCGGAAAATATGGAAGACCACTTCACCAAATTCTGCATAGCCGTGAGGCGGTGCTGCTCTTTAGACCGCTTTTCACCGGGTTCAAAGTCTCCGGTGCTGCCGCACAAACCAGGGCCTCCATTCGCGCAATGGTATCATGACATACCCAAGCACATCGTATCATACATCGTATGCCGAATGTCGCAAGCCCGCCGTTGACCAACACGAACCTCCTATCAGCAGGCCCACAATATCGCCAGTGGTATCTCCAACTTCCCAAATAGGAAGTTTAGGCGACCCACCTCGTGGCAACGACACCTCATGCAGAGGAAGTCAATCGCCGTGATCACAGCATCATTGTGCACGACTTGCGATAAGACATTGTCGCT containing:
- a CDS encoding SNF2 family DNA-dependent ATPase domain-containing protein (RIS1 Group of SWI/SNF DNA-dependent ATPases), whose translation is MASEDDKVEFGTASPLRNPLRNPQPHPTKKSPASIFIPRPKPKQQQPAASAQRVGQRSSEFRPPGQPSQSTSLAAALGSMKLQPSRTSDPDFTEISRPSNAALKTIHPPAKPTFSSMNPGPQYQAFVPPRNVVDLTKADDDSDAEHFEPDAGIRANTGTFGAQDPYMYVDANQASENIKNLLEGAFDDEDDKGRTRLRRRVKKVDKQEKETNSLADKLAALSVKQTEEAAEEDGEEEEEEDGTVDGMTVKLLPHQVDGVSWMIDKEIGVRKTKGVLPNGGILADDMGLGKTVQSVALILTNPRPAPDAKPEHKKQKLPGKEIGKGTLVVAPLALIKQWEAEIKSKVTRSHALKVLVHHGPSRTKSSAELKKYDVVITTFQTLTSEHAGSNMTVTGGSRIGCFGVNWYRIMLDEAHSIKNRNAKSTQACYALEGYYRWCLTGTPLQNNLDELQSLIRFLRIKPYCELPAWKDAITTPMKSGRGGLAMRRLQIFLKAFMKRRTKDILKLDGALNFGGKGGENNGGMQIVKREVLTIECDFDAEEKEFYDRMEDRADRRMQDMMHDGKKTDYMGALVLLLRLRQMCDHPQLIEMAMTKDKDAMTTGMPVSQQTSRSGEVDEMDALTALMGGVTVQAKNCDVCQVRMSDSEAKGGAVRCTECEEDIAAMKKPKKEKKSKKTIKEQKKSEIKHEPRRVRNRKIIDDSDDEEEGTGEWIANEPESNVDLGQAGGTDDEDADGGGESLNTIDSDRSEDDTSDIEDSPPLRQLLRILHKETPDHKVIVFSQFTTMLDLIEPHLKATNMRFVRYDGSMRPDAREQSLNSLRSDAKTRILLCSLKCGSLGLNLTAASRVVIVEPFWNPFVEEQAIDRVHRLNQTIDVRVFRLKIRNSVEERILELQEKKRELANAAIEGGKGMGKLSMQDILGLFKRDAEHGEHSAEDRRYHERFGGDQRLLDSNRVSSPVKNTGVYGGGGTSAPRQPAAKKPAPRMHTEHDVYGRRW